Proteins encoded in a region of the Bactrocera tryoni isolate S06 chromosome 4, CSIRO_BtryS06_freeze2, whole genome shotgun sequence genome:
- the LOC120775281 gene encoding E3 ubiquitin-protein ligase RNF185-like, whose amino-acid sequence MSTQTTHAPTAPELPTTSHGEASAPPTESMDDWTYFDNATNDDTEQTATTAAQQTATTTTTETVNSTTDNAASKTTTSTTYSFPGSALGSDSTANINSIKTESSSTSGDSKNKNNEEEKVDDSMYECNICLDTAKDAVVSLCGHLFCWPCLHQWLETRPNCKLCPVCKAAIGKDKVIPLYGRNSTKQEDPRNKVPPRPAGQRTEPEPQQGFQGFGFGDGFHMSFGIGAFPFGYFASSFNFGEPRAAAANRGTVQYEDEQQLSKLFLYLAILCIAWLLFA is encoded by the exons atgtcaacacaaacaacacacGCCCCAACGGCGCCGGAATTGCCCACAACATCACATGGTGAAGCGTCAGCACCGCCTACTGAATCAATGGACGATTGGACTTATTTCGACAACGCAACAAACGATGACACAGAGCAAACTGCAACCACTGCAGCACAGCAAaccgccacaacaacaacaaccgaaacTGTGAACTCTACCACTGATAATGCCGCATCGAAAACTACAACTTCCACGACGTATTCGTTTCCAGGCAGCGCCCTCGGCAGCGATTCCACAGCGAACATAAACAGCATTAAAACAGAGAGCAGCAGCACTAGTGGtgattctaaaaataaaaacaacgaagAGGAGAAAGTCGATGATTCCATGTATGAATGTAATATTTGTCTCGATACCGCAAAGGACGCAGTCGTCAGTCTGTGCGGCCACTTATTTTGTTGGCCATGCCTGCATCAGTGGTTGGAGACACGTCCAAATTGCAAATTATGCCCAGTTTGTAAAGCAGCAATTGGCAAGGATAAAGTAATACCGCTATACGGACGCAACAGCACCAAGCAAGAGGATCCCAG aaataagGTGCCACCGCGTCCCGCTGGTCAGCGTACTGAGCCAGAGCCACAACAAGGTTTCCAGGGTTTCGGCTTTGGTGATGGTTTCCACATGTCTTTCGGTATTGGCGCTTTTCCATTCGGTTATTTCGCTTCGTCTTTCAACTTTGGTGAACCCCGTGCAGCTG CCGCCAACCGTGGCACCGTGCAATATGAAGATGAACAGCAATTATCTAAATTATTCCTGTATTTGGCTATCTTGTGCATTGCTTGGTTATTATTCGCATAG
- the LOC120776140 gene encoding glycine-rich cell wall structural protein 1.8, with protein MKTFVVVFALIALIAPGQATFGKLALLAGVSGPSYGPGYGGGYGGGYGGGYGYGGGYNGGYGITPYSNSRENVVKVIKVSVVPGGSYGGGYNTGGYSTGGYGGYGYGGGVYNGGYASGGVAYPAVTTSAVVTPVVTAVSTPVPAPVSYGATYGSGYGYGGGVGLGYGGVVGGGAIGGGGIGGGSIGGLGPLGPEGWC; from the coding sequence ATGaagacatttgttgttgtatttgcgcTTATCGCACTCATAGCGCCCGGTCAGGCGACTTTCGGCAAATTGGCGCTGCTAGCGGGCGTAAGCGGTCCTAGCTACGGTCCTGGTTACGGTGGTGGTTATGGCGGCGGTTATGGTGGCGGCTATGGTTACGGTGGTGGCTATAATGGCGGTTATGGCATTACGCCATACTCAAATAGTCGCGAAAACGTCGTCAAAGTGATAAAGGTGTCTGTGGTGCCTGGTGGCAGCTATGGTGGTGGTTACAACACTGGTGGTTACAGCACTGGTGGTTATGGTGGTTATGGCTATGGCGGTGGCGTTTACAATGGCGGTTATGCGAGTGGCGGTGTAGCCTACCCTGCGGTGACCACTTCGGCGGTCGTGACACCCGTAGTGACAGCCGTCTCAACTCCGGTTCCAGCTCCGGTCTCCTACGGTGCCACCTATGGCAGCGGTTATGGTTATGGTGGCGGTGTTGGTCTGGGCTACGGTGgtgttgttggtggtggtgcAATTGGTGGCGGCGGTATTGGTGGCGGTAGTATTGGTGGTTTGGGTCCTTTGGGCCCAGAAGGCTGGTGTTAA